A stretch of Arthrobacter sunyaminii DNA encodes these proteins:
- a CDS encoding ferrochelatase, with amino-acid sequence MTSEPSSESAAFNPLDGVDENGRMAPKHYDAILLASFGGPEGQEDVIPFLRNVTRGRGIPDERLEEVATHYRANGGISPINEQNRALKAALEAELKRRGIDTPVLWGNRNWAPYIKDVLQEAYDTGYRRLLMVTTSVYSSYSSCRQYREDLGMNLLATGLDKKLQVDKVRQYFDHPGFVEPFVEGVRDSLAQVREQLAAEGKTDGKIEILFSTHSIPTADAEASGPRDREFEEGSAYVAQHLANARAIIDRIPEAAGLDWQLVYQSRSGSPHTPWLEPDINDAIAELPAKGVQGVVIVPLGFVSDHMEVLWDLDTEAMDTCKELGLAAHRTPTPGIHDTFVAGLVDLLCERTVENNIADRPAVTPLGPWYDVCRPGCCANLRGEKPTIAGADSTVGVQ; translated from the coding sequence ATGACATCTGAGCCCTCCAGCGAGTCCGCAGCATTCAACCCGCTTGACGGCGTTGACGAGAACGGACGCATGGCCCCCAAGCACTACGACGCGATCCTGCTGGCCTCCTTTGGCGGCCCCGAAGGACAGGAAGACGTCATTCCGTTCCTGCGGAACGTCACCCGCGGCCGGGGGATCCCGGACGAGCGGTTGGAGGAAGTGGCCACCCACTACCGCGCCAACGGCGGCATCAGCCCCATCAATGAGCAGAACCGTGCGCTGAAGGCAGCCCTCGAGGCTGAGCTGAAGCGCCGCGGCATTGACACCCCGGTCCTGTGGGGAAACCGGAACTGGGCCCCCTACATCAAGGACGTGCTGCAGGAAGCGTATGACACCGGCTACCGCCGCCTGCTGATGGTCACCACCAGCGTGTACTCCTCCTACTCCAGCTGCCGCCAGTACCGCGAGGACCTGGGCATGAACCTGCTGGCGACCGGGTTGGATAAAAAGCTGCAGGTGGACAAGGTCCGCCAGTACTTCGACCACCCCGGGTTTGTGGAACCGTTTGTCGAGGGCGTCCGCGATTCCCTCGCCCAGGTCCGCGAACAGCTGGCCGCCGAGGGCAAGACGGACGGGAAGATTGAAATCCTGTTCTCCACGCACTCCATCCCCACTGCCGACGCCGAAGCGTCCGGCCCGCGCGACCGCGAGTTCGAGGAAGGCAGCGCCTACGTGGCGCAGCACCTCGCCAACGCCCGCGCCATCATCGACCGCATCCCGGAAGCCGCCGGGCTCGACTGGCAGCTTGTCTACCAGTCCCGTTCCGGATCCCCGCACACGCCGTGGCTGGAACCGGACATCAATGACGCCATTGCGGAACTGCCCGCCAAGGGCGTCCAGGGCGTCGTCATTGTGCCGCTGGGCTTTGTCAGCGACCACATGGAAGTCCTCTGGGACCTGGACACCGAAGCCATGGACACCTGCAAAGAACTGGGCCTGGCAGCCCACCGCACGCCCACCCCGGGCATCCACGACACCTTCGTCGCAGGACTGGTGGATCTGCTCTGCGAGCGCACCGTCGAGAACAACATTGCCGACCGTCCCGCCGTGACTCCGCTGGGCCCCTGGTACGACGTCTGCCGCCCCGGCTGCTGCGCGAACCTGCGCGGCGAAAAGCCGACGATCGCAGGCGCCGATTCCACGGTGGGTGTGCAGTAG
- the hemQ gene encoding hydrogen peroxide-dependent heme synthase, which translates to MSEPMGQSTAETAATEEQFFTLWTVFKRSATGGASGAAADSEENVKAFEALTEKLSERHVTLRGLYDVSAMRADADVMVWLHGGRAEDLQSAVRDIRRSGLFAGTEIAWSAMGVHRDAEFSKNHWPSYARGIDPEAWICVYPFVRSYEWYLLPAEERGKMLRDHGMLGREFPQVLANTVASFALGDWEWILGLEAPNLVDLVDMMRHLRSTEARNHVREEIPFYTGRRIDAAEVAEVLK; encoded by the coding sequence ATGAGTGAGCCCATGGGTCAGAGCACCGCAGAAACAGCCGCCACCGAAGAACAGTTCTTTACCCTCTGGACCGTTTTCAAGCGGTCCGCGACGGGTGGGGCATCAGGTGCAGCTGCCGATTCCGAGGAAAACGTCAAAGCCTTCGAGGCATTGACCGAGAAACTGTCAGAGCGCCATGTCACCCTTCGCGGGCTGTATGACGTCTCTGCCATGCGGGCCGACGCCGACGTCATGGTGTGGCTGCACGGCGGCCGCGCCGAAGACCTGCAGTCAGCCGTCCGCGACATCCGCCGCTCCGGCCTCTTCGCCGGAACCGAAATTGCCTGGTCTGCCATGGGTGTGCACCGCGATGCGGAGTTCTCCAAGAATCACTGGCCGTCCTACGCCCGGGGCATTGATCCCGAAGCCTGGATCTGTGTCTACCCGTTTGTCCGCTCGTACGAGTGGTACCTGCTGCCGGCCGAGGAACGCGGCAAGATGCTGCGCGACCACGGCATGCTGGGACGCGAATTCCCGCAGGTCCTGGCCAACACTGTTGCCTCCTTTGCCCTCGGTGACTGGGAATGGATCCTGGGGCTGGAAGCTCCCAACCTGGTTGACCTGGTGGACATGATGCGTCACCTGCGCTCCACCGAAGCCCGTAACCACGTCCGCGAAGAAATCCCCTTCTACACCGGCCGGCGCATCGACGCCGCGGAAGTTGCCGAGGTACTGAAATGA
- the hemG gene encoding protoporphyrinogen oxidase codes for MPHRPVLPHLPAALSHFPTARKAVPDAVPEAPGPAPRTAVVVGGGISGLIAARDLARSGISVTLLEAGTELGGCVGAHSVAGLTLDSGAESFATRSRAVPELIEELGLGDAVVQPNRDGAWLQLAGEDTAAAAQRMPQSGLLGIPADPRAPEIVQAIGRTGSARAALDKVLPVGSLARRETVSLGEVVRARMGDAVLRRLVAPVVGGVYSSDPDVLDVDSVAPGLRTALAKHGSLAGAVASIRASAPAGSAVAGLAGGMGMLTRALEKDLLALGVNVRTGAAVTAVGHSGSGWTVSVAGDQAPEAETIAADSLVMATDGPCAADLLAGTVPELAAARPGPGPGVALVTLVVDQPDLDAHPRGTGVLVAADVDAVDAKALTHATAKWQWLADSTGPGTHVLRLSYGRALSAADAAAAARPSPVERDDEDLFAQALADASVLLQVPLGVDDVVGWDVVRWVGALPSAAVGHRDRVAAVRAAVEKVAGLEVVGAWLAGTGLAAVTADTRTRIAGLVDQLDRQ; via the coding sequence ATGCCGCACCGTCCGGTTCTTCCTCATTTGCCCGCTGCCCTGTCCCATTTCCCGACCGCACGGAAAGCCGTTCCCGACGCTGTTCCGGAAGCGCCCGGACCTGCCCCTAGAACTGCAGTGGTGGTGGGCGGCGGCATCTCCGGCCTGATCGCCGCCCGGGACCTGGCCCGCAGCGGCATATCCGTAACCCTGCTGGAGGCGGGAACCGAGCTTGGCGGCTGTGTTGGCGCGCATTCCGTTGCGGGATTGACCCTGGACAGCGGCGCCGAATCCTTCGCTACGCGGTCCCGTGCCGTGCCCGAGCTGATTGAGGAACTGGGGCTGGGCGACGCCGTCGTCCAGCCCAACCGGGACGGCGCCTGGCTGCAGTTGGCCGGCGAGGACACCGCTGCGGCCGCCCAGCGGATGCCGCAGAGCGGTCTGCTCGGTATTCCCGCGGATCCGCGCGCACCCGAAATTGTCCAGGCCATCGGACGCACGGGTTCCGCGAGGGCGGCACTGGACAAGGTGCTGCCCGTGGGTAGCCTGGCCCGCCGGGAAACTGTGAGCCTGGGCGAAGTGGTCCGCGCCCGCATGGGCGACGCGGTGCTGCGCCGCCTCGTTGCGCCTGTGGTGGGCGGCGTGTACTCCTCGGATCCGGACGTGCTGGACGTGGACTCAGTGGCTCCGGGACTCCGCACCGCCCTCGCCAAGCACGGGTCCCTGGCCGGGGCGGTGGCTTCCATACGGGCCTCAGCACCTGCCGGATCCGCCGTCGCCGGGCTGGCCGGAGGAATGGGAATGCTCACCCGTGCCCTGGAGAAGGACCTGCTTGCGCTGGGCGTAAATGTCCGCACCGGAGCGGCCGTCACGGCCGTGGGGCACAGCGGCAGCGGCTGGACGGTCTCGGTCGCCGGAGACCAGGCGCCCGAGGCGGAAACAATCGCCGCAGACAGTTTGGTTATGGCAACGGACGGCCCCTGCGCTGCGGACCTGCTGGCAGGCACCGTTCCGGAACTGGCAGCCGCCCGCCCGGGCCCCGGGCCCGGCGTCGCCCTCGTCACCCTCGTAGTGGACCAGCCGGACCTGGATGCCCACCCGCGCGGCACCGGAGTGCTCGTTGCGGCGGACGTTGATGCCGTTGACGCCAAGGCCCTGACTCACGCCACTGCAAAATGGCAGTGGCTTGCCGACTCCACCGGACCGGGAACGCACGTGCTGCGGCTCTCCTACGGGCGGGCCCTGAGCGCAGCCGATGCCGCTGCCGCAGCACGGCCAAGTCCGGTGGAGCGCGACGACGAGGATCTTTTTGCCCAGGCCCTGGCCGACGCCTCGGTGCTCCTCCAGGTTCCGCTGGGGGTGGACGACGTGGTGGGCTGGGACGTGGTGCGGTGGGTCGGCGCCCTGCCTTCCGCCGCCGTCGGGCACCGCGACCGGGTCGCGGCGGTCCGCGCCGCCGTGGAGAAGGTTGCCGGGCTGGAAGTGGTGGGGGCCTGGCTGGCCGGCACCGGTCTGGCCGCCGTCACGGCCGATACGCGCACCCGGATTGCCGGACTGGTGGACCAACTGGACCGGCAGTGA
- the hemE gene encoding uroporphyrinogen decarboxylase → MTLSASHPLMDGRTADSPLITAYRGGTPSRRPVWFMRQAGRSLPEYRKLREGIAMLDSCLDPALASEITLQPVRRHDVDAGIFFSDIVIPLKLAGVDVDIVPGVGPVLGTPVRTAADVAALPVLTEEALEPIREAVRLTVAELGKTPLIGFAGAPFTLAAYMVEGKPSRDHLGPRTMMHADPDAWRALTEWAADASGMFLRAQLEAGASAGQLFDSWAGSLGLADYTRHVAPASTRALDHVRDLGAPLVHFGTGTSELLGAMRDVGVDVVGVDYRLPLDEANRRLGGATPLQGNIDPALLNAPWPVLEAHVREVLAAGAAAPGHVVNLGHGVPPETDPDVLTRVVQLIHSVEP, encoded by the coding sequence ATGACTCTTAGCGCCTCTCATCCGCTCATGGATGGCCGCACGGCCGACTCCCCCCTGATTACCGCCTACCGGGGTGGAACTCCCTCCCGCCGGCCGGTCTGGTTCATGCGCCAGGCCGGAAGGTCGCTTCCGGAATACCGCAAGCTGCGGGAGGGAATTGCGATGCTGGATTCCTGCCTGGACCCCGCGCTGGCCTCCGAAATCACGCTGCAGCCCGTCCGCCGGCATGACGTTGACGCCGGCATCTTCTTCTCTGACATCGTCATCCCGCTCAAGCTTGCCGGTGTCGATGTCGACATCGTTCCCGGCGTCGGACCCGTCCTGGGCACACCGGTGCGCACCGCGGCGGATGTTGCCGCACTGCCGGTCCTGACCGAAGAGGCACTGGAGCCGATCCGCGAAGCAGTCCGCCTCACAGTGGCGGAACTCGGCAAGACTCCGCTGATCGGTTTCGCCGGCGCCCCGTTTACGCTGGCCGCCTACATGGTGGAGGGCAAGCCTTCCCGTGACCACCTGGGTCCGCGGACCATGATGCATGCTGATCCGGACGCCTGGCGTGCACTCACGGAGTGGGCCGCGGATGCCTCGGGAATGTTCCTGCGCGCCCAGCTCGAAGCAGGTGCAAGCGCCGGGCAGCTCTTTGACTCCTGGGCCGGTTCACTTGGACTCGCCGACTACACCCGCCATGTGGCGCCGGCATCGACCCGCGCCCTGGACCATGTCCGGGATCTTGGTGCGCCGCTGGTGCATTTCGGCACCGGCACCTCCGAGCTGCTGGGCGCCATGCGCGATGTTGGCGTCGATGTGGTGGGAGTGGACTACCGGTTGCCGCTGGACGAGGCCAACCGCCGGCTCGGCGGAGCGACGCCCCTGCAGGGAAACATTGACCCCGCCCTGCTGAATGCCCCGTGGCCGGTGCTGGAAGCGCATGTGCGCGAGGTCCTGGCCGCCGGAGCCGCTGCACCGGGCCATGTGGTGAACCTGGGACACGGCGTGCCCCCCGAAACGGACCCGGACGTCCTGACGCGGGTGGTACAGCTCATCCATTCGGTGGAGCCGTAA
- a CDS encoding glutamyl-tRNA reductase yields MVLLSLIATHSDVDLETVARLSAGASQVSSSLLETGSAVTGSVVLATCNRFEVYCEAKSEADIEAARSAVVAEISRHSGLSKDLVSRSLDTNTGESVAKHLFAVGAGLDSAVVGEREIAGQVRRALIEAQEKGTASGGLTRLFQTASRTAKDVGALTALGKRGLSIVSVALELATDLSMDTDWSAKDVVVFGTGAYAGATMALLKERGCTRISVYSSSGRAESFTASRGGTPLTRESLPDALAAADVVIGCSGSESQVSAGDIRRVRKSSNKPLIIIDLALTHDFDPDVREVDGVELITLESVRLAAPAEQVESLKQASSIVADAAKAFSELQLSRQMDSAIVALRRHTLNVLDSELEKVRAQHGCTGAAEEVEFAMRRMVKQLLHVPTVRARELAASGQQDDYIKGLEALFGITLDQPVERRRPSAPHGPAHHGSTEADNSEDGADTAASA; encoded by the coding sequence GTGGTTCTACTTTCCTTAATTGCGACGCACTCCGATGTTGACTTGGAAACCGTTGCCCGCCTCAGCGCCGGCGCCTCCCAGGTCTCCTCCTCCCTGCTCGAAACCGGATCGGCGGTGACCGGATCCGTGGTCCTGGCCACCTGCAACCGGTTCGAGGTTTACTGCGAGGCCAAGTCGGAGGCGGACATTGAAGCAGCCCGTTCCGCCGTCGTCGCAGAAATCAGCCGGCACTCCGGCCTGTCCAAGGACCTGGTCTCCCGGTCTCTGGACACCAATACCGGCGAATCCGTGGCCAAGCACCTGTTCGCCGTCGGCGCGGGCCTGGATTCGGCCGTCGTGGGCGAGCGTGAAATTGCGGGGCAGGTTCGCCGGGCCCTGATCGAAGCGCAGGAAAAGGGCACGGCCAGCGGAGGGCTAACCCGCCTTTTCCAGACAGCTTCCCGGACAGCCAAAGATGTTGGAGCACTGACAGCCCTCGGTAAACGAGGGCTTTCCATTGTCTCCGTGGCGCTGGAACTGGCCACGGATCTCTCAATGGACACGGACTGGTCCGCCAAGGACGTTGTTGTCTTCGGCACCGGCGCCTATGCCGGAGCCACCATGGCGCTGCTCAAGGAACGCGGCTGCACCCGCATCAGCGTGTATTCCTCGTCCGGACGGGCCGAGTCATTCACTGCATCGCGCGGCGGAACACCGCTGACCCGCGAGTCGCTGCCGGATGCCCTGGCTGCGGCGGACGTGGTCATTGGCTGCAGCGGGAGCGAAAGCCAGGTCAGCGCCGGGGACATCAGGCGTGTTCGCAAGTCCAGCAACAAGCCGCTGATCATCATTGACCTGGCCCTGACCCATGACTTTGATCCGGACGTCCGCGAGGTGGACGGCGTGGAGCTGATCACCTTGGAATCGGTGCGTCTGGCGGCTCCGGCAGAGCAGGTGGAGTCGTTGAAGCAGGCCAGCAGCATCGTGGCCGACGCCGCCAAGGCGTTCTCTGAACTCCAGCTGAGCCGTCAAATGGACTCCGCCATTGTGGCCCTGCGCCGGCACACCCTCAACGTCCTTGACTCCGAGCTCGAAAAGGTTCGTGCCCAGCACGGCTGCACCGGAGCTGCGGAGGAAGTGGAGTTCGCCATGCGCCGCATGGTCAAGCAGCTCCTGCATGTTCCCACTGTGCGGGCCCGCGAGCTTGCCGCCAGCGGCCAGCAGGATGATTACATCAAGGGTCTCGAAGCCCTGTTCGGCATCACCCTGGATCAGCCGGTGGAACGCCGGCGCCCGTCCGCCCCGCACGGCCCCGCCCATCACGGCAGTACCGAAGCGGACAATTCCGAAGACGGCGCTGACACTGCAGCCTCCGCCTGA
- the moeB gene encoding molybdopterin-synthase adenylyltransferase MoeB — protein MIEPNAALPPLVEPAAALTHEETRRYSRHLIIPEFGMVAQQRLKNARVLVIGAGGLGSPALLYLAAAGVGTLGIVDDDTVDESNLQRQVIHGVSDIGSSKAESARRSIHELNPLVTVQLHPVRLDAANVLEIFAGYDLILDGTDNFATRYLVNDAAEILGKPYVWGSILRFDGQVSVFWGRHGPTYRDLYPQAPPAGSVPSCAEGGVLGVLCAQIGSVMVNEAVKLVTGTGVTLLGRVLVLNALDMSWREIRVRKDPAAEQVTELEEDYEAFCGLPVRAGVDGDQEPAVDVRELQRLLAARAAGERDFDLIDVREPGEHAIVSIDGAQLMPRAGILSGENLPARGRELYVHCKSGGRSAEVAAFLRAQGYDRVFNVDGGILAWVREIEPAKVLY, from the coding sequence ATGATTGAGCCAAACGCCGCACTGCCGCCGCTGGTTGAGCCTGCGGCAGCGCTGACCCACGAGGAAACCCGGCGCTATTCCCGGCACCTGATTATTCCCGAATTCGGGATGGTTGCCCAGCAGCGGCTGAAGAACGCCCGTGTCCTGGTCATCGGGGCAGGCGGCTTGGGCTCCCCTGCCCTGCTGTACCTTGCCGCCGCCGGCGTGGGAACGCTGGGAATCGTTGACGACGACACTGTGGATGAGTCCAACCTGCAGCGCCAGGTCATTCACGGTGTGTCGGATATCGGCAGCTCCAAAGCCGAGTCTGCGCGGCGGAGCATCCACGAACTGAACCCCCTGGTTACGGTCCAGCTGCACCCGGTCCGCCTGGATGCGGCCAATGTGCTGGAGATCTTTGCCGGATATGACCTGATCCTGGACGGCACCGACAACTTTGCCACCCGTTACCTCGTCAATGACGCTGCGGAAATCCTGGGCAAGCCGTATGTCTGGGGATCAATCCTCCGGTTCGACGGCCAGGTCAGCGTGTTCTGGGGGCGGCACGGACCGACGTACCGCGACCTTTATCCGCAGGCACCGCCGGCCGGCTCGGTTCCCTCCTGCGCAGAAGGCGGAGTTCTGGGAGTGCTGTGCGCGCAGATCGGATCCGTCATGGTCAACGAGGCCGTGAAACTGGTTACCGGTACCGGTGTGACGCTTCTGGGACGGGTCCTGGTGCTCAATGCGCTGGACATGTCCTGGCGGGAGATTCGGGTGCGCAAGGATCCGGCTGCTGAACAGGTCACCGAACTGGAGGAGGATTATGAGGCCTTTTGCGGATTGCCGGTCCGTGCCGGCGTGGACGGGGACCAGGAACCGGCCGTCGATGTCCGCGAACTGCAGCGGCTGCTGGCCGCCCGCGCGGCAGGGGAGCGAGATTTTGATCTGATCGATGTTCGGGAGCCCGGCGAACACGCCATTGTCAGTATTGACGGCGCTCAGCTGATGCCCCGTGCCGGCATCCTGTCGGGGGAGAACCTGCCGGCGCGCGGCAGGGAGCTCTATGTGCACTGCAAGTCCGGGGGACGGTCAGCGGAAGTGGCCGCTTTCCTCAGGGCCCAGGGTTATGACCGGGTGTTCAACGTGGACGGCGGCATCCTGGCATGGGTGCGGGAGATCGAACCGGCCAAGGTCCTGTACTGA
- a CDS encoding TetR/AcrR family transcriptional regulator, producing the protein MSNQQTGKPTRLPREERRRQLLNAAQEVFVSNGFHGAAMDDIAEAAQVSKPVLYQHFPGKRELYLALLEDHLGTLTEFLTSALNSTSDNKLRVRETMRAYFRFVAQDSQGHRLVFESDMTNDAEVSSRIEEFNARFASNIAGVIAEDTKLSPVEATLLGRALAGMAQVSARYWLETDGDLDIDAASELIYRLAWRGISRFPKEI; encoded by the coding sequence GTGAGCAACCAGCAAACCGGCAAGCCGACCCGGCTCCCCCGGGAGGAACGGCGGCGCCAACTGCTGAACGCCGCGCAGGAAGTTTTTGTCAGCAACGGTTTCCACGGAGCGGCCATGGATGACATTGCCGAAGCGGCCCAGGTCAGCAAACCCGTTCTCTATCAGCATTTTCCGGGCAAGCGGGAGCTCTATCTCGCGCTGCTCGAGGACCATCTGGGCACCCTGACAGAATTCCTCACCAGCGCCCTGAACTCCACCAGCGACAACAAGCTGCGCGTCCGGGAAACGATGCGCGCCTATTTCCGCTTCGTGGCGCAGGACAGCCAGGGCCACCGGCTGGTTTTTGAATCCGACATGACCAATGACGCGGAAGTCAGCTCACGCATCGAGGAATTCAACGCCCGGTTCGCGTCCAATATTGCCGGCGTCATCGCCGAGGACACCAAGCTTTCACCTGTGGAGGCCACGCTGCTGGGCCGGGCTCTGGCTGGAATGGCCCAGGTCAGTGCCCGTTACTGGCTGGAGACAGATGGGGACTTGGACATCGACGCGGCGTCCGAGCTTATCTACCGTTTAGCTTGGCGCGGAATCAGTCGGTTCCCCAAGGAGATTTAG
- a CDS encoding DUF3107 domain-containing protein encodes MEVKIGIQNVGREIVFESSQNADAVADVVAEALSNQKELRLKDDKGRLIMVPAGVIGYVEIGAEEVRRVGFGAL; translated from the coding sequence GTGGAAGTAAAAATCGGCATTCAGAATGTTGGCCGCGAAATTGTCTTTGAATCGAGCCAGAACGCCGACGCCGTTGCTGACGTCGTGGCCGAAGCCCTGAGCAACCAGAAGGAACTGCGCCTGAAGGATGACAAGGGCAGGCTCATCATGGTTCCCGCCGGCGTCATCGGCTATGTGGAAATCGGCGCCGAAGAGGTTCGCCGCGTCGGCTTCGGCGCCCTCTAG
- a CDS encoding SGNH/GDSL hydrolase family protein — protein MSRSVAKRGLLLACAAALAVSAGATDTSGLQQQTQPRISLLAGYLQEKNSAEPAGGLPQTAWKDIRAFQLLRAAEGHPLEPSVSGLSCPEPAVCRRQFGDEVVFWTAGNGALALHKSVDALSKRSDFSSLGKPLTSEYAQGAVYRTDFENGSLIRVPELDRVMTWDPEIAGSAVVIGDSQAGPGTWVDQGLAELGYRTVLRGAGGTGYVQGNGTIGNYYTALTRQQWVLPWGTPKLVVLEGGGNDASNASDTEIAEAAESMIREARRTYPQSRLVMVGVISSGLDSAGSRRTAVDTLLAGVARSQGVEFLSVGDWWSRFSLGEYREHDGRHFTEAGHRAAGHILARELGTLLSSG, from the coding sequence ATGAGCAGATCTGTGGCTAAACGCGGCCTTTTGCTGGCCTGCGCCGCGGCGCTCGCCGTCTCGGCCGGGGCAACGGACACCTCCGGCCTGCAGCAGCAGACGCAACCGCGCATCTCGCTGCTGGCCGGGTATCTGCAGGAAAAGAACAGCGCCGAACCGGCCGGGGGACTGCCGCAGACGGCCTGGAAAGACATCAGGGCGTTCCAGCTGCTGCGGGCAGCGGAAGGACATCCCTTGGAGCCATCCGTATCCGGCTTGTCCTGTCCGGAACCGGCCGTATGCCGCAGGCAGTTTGGCGACGAAGTGGTTTTCTGGACGGCCGGAAACGGAGCGTTGGCGCTTCACAAATCAGTGGATGCCCTCAGCAAACGGAGCGATTTTTCCTCATTGGGCAAACCGCTGACCTCCGAGTACGCCCAGGGAGCCGTTTACCGTACGGATTTTGAGAACGGTTCGCTGATCCGCGTCCCGGAATTGGACCGGGTGATGACCTGGGATCCTGAAATTGCCGGTTCCGCAGTCGTCATCGGAGACTCACAGGCAGGGCCGGGCACCTGGGTGGATCAGGGGTTGGCCGAGCTGGGCTACCGGACTGTGCTCCGCGGCGCCGGAGGGACAGGCTACGTCCAGGGCAACGGCACTATTGGCAACTACTACACAGCCCTGACACGGCAGCAATGGGTCTTGCCATGGGGAACCCCAAAGCTCGTTGTCCTGGAAGGCGGAGGAAATGATGCCTCAAACGCGTCGGACACAGAGATTGCCGAAGCGGCGGAGAGCATGATCCGGGAAGCCCGGCGCACTTATCCTCAGTCCCGGCTGGTCATGGTGGGCGTCATTTCCTCCGGCCTGGATTCGGCGGGCAGCAGGCGCACGGCGGTTGACACCCTGCTGGCCGGGGTGGCCCGGAGCCAGGGGGTGGAGTTCCTTAGTGTGGGGGACTGGTGGAGCCGGTTCTCGCTGGGGGAGTACCGGGAGCATGACGGCCGCCATTTCACGGAGGCGGGGCACCGGGCCGCAGGACACATCCTGGCCCGCGAGCTGGGCACCCTCCTGTCCTCCGGCTAG
- a CDS encoding ferritin-like fold-containing protein, giving the protein MTNGTRTEPDSAYGPGSSDDGDIYRRFLADLFGVMAYGELSAFERMSSDARFSPTLHDRTVLGRLAVREYEHFECVTEHLVKLGLDPEAAMRPFQPSVDAFHDRTRPADWFESLMKFYVTDAISDDFYQSVAARLDPATAELVLGLKEEAEPAGEVLEARLQQALADDPRLASRLALWGRRLVGEALTQAQRVVLERAVGGGHLQGPAQGVYGDELKTLFAELTRNHSRRMSRLGLTA; this is encoded by the coding sequence ATGACAAACGGGACCCGCACTGAACCAGACTCCGCCTACGGCCCGGGATCCTCAGATGACGGAGATATTTACCGCCGCTTCCTCGCGGACCTCTTCGGCGTCATGGCGTATGGAGAGCTTTCAGCGTTCGAACGAATGTCCTCCGATGCACGTTTTTCACCCACCCTGCATGACCGCACGGTCCTGGGCCGGCTGGCCGTGCGCGAATACGAACACTTTGAGTGCGTCACGGAGCACCTGGTGAAGCTGGGCCTTGATCCGGAGGCGGCCATGCGCCCCTTCCAGCCGTCAGTGGATGCCTTCCATGACCGGACCCGGCCCGCGGACTGGTTTGAGTCCCTGATGAAGTTCTACGTCACGGATGCCATTTCAGATGATTTCTATCAGTCGGTTGCCGCACGGCTGGATCCCGCCACGGCAGAACTGGTTCTTGGGCTGAAGGAAGAAGCGGAGCCCGCGGGAGAAGTCCTAGAAGCCAGGCTGCAGCAGGCACTAGCCGATGATCCCCGCCTCGCGTCCCGCCTGGCCCTGTGGGGGAGGCGGCTGGTTGGTGAAGCGCTGACCCAGGCCCAGCGCGTGGTGCTTGAGCGTGCGGTTGGAGGCGGGCACCTGCAGGGACCAGCACAGGGAGTGTACGGGGATGAGCTCAAGACTCTGTTCGCCGAACTGACCCGCAACCACTCCCGGCGGATGAGCCGGCTCGGTCTTACCGCCTGA